From the Coffea eugenioides isolate CCC68of chromosome 1, Ceug_1.0, whole genome shotgun sequence genome, the window CGCTTATGCAAAAGAAGATGCAATCCAGCGGAATCGAGCGGCTGATAAAGAGCGAGCAAAGTCATCATATTAAGAACTCGGAGAAGCGAGTTTTAGCTCGTAAAGCACGCGAACGTACAGTTCAGTCCCAGCAATTTTCTCGCGTTCTCAAATCTCTGCTCGACAAGAAAGTCAggtaaagattttttttttttttggttgatttcTGCAATTTTGGAATTTGGTTGCTTTTTAAtatctggttttttttttctggaagGCGGAAATAAGCTGTTTCACTTGGATGGTCTAAGAACTTTTTTGAATGACTGCGGGATTGTCGAATTGGACTTTCTTTACGTAATTTGGTTGtcagaatttttttattttttattttttgggtttgTTGGAGCAATCATTATGTTTTGGAAGGGAAAAATAATTGaatttgatgatgatgatcaaAGGGGATGGAGCACTTGATTTTTAATCGCATTGCTGAAGTTTTTCACTATAATCAACAAGGATTGAAACTTGTTTCTACATTATATCAAAATTTGATAATGATCAAATGGGGAGGTTTGGGAGATTTTTTTTCAATgggctttcttttccttctctaGAAATCAAGTAGGAAATTTTGGTTATTATTGGACTGATGAACAAAAATTATCCAGTGAGTTAggataaaaacaataaaattgaTTGCTTGTTTAAATTCCACTGTTTTCTTATGAGATATATTACTAGCAAGCCTCAAGCTAAATGAAGAATACGCTGTGTGTTTTTAACTTCTAATAGCGCTTAAATGTTACTGACTTGAGGGTTGATGACGTGAGGCATAATGATTTGAAAGTTATGGGAAAAGCCTGTCTTGATTGATTTTAGAGTTGATGTGTTCTGCTAATACTCTTCATCtgttttttcttatttatcCAATGTGGGTGGCAATAGTCTTGAGTTATTTAATACACAGAGTGAAGTTCAATCTTTAGTATACAGTAAGAAGTTGAAACACAGGTGGcggct encodes:
- the LOC113763491 gene encoding uncharacterized protein LOC113763491, whose amino-acid sequence is MMNVVAKYMPTILTRSSAVLNSVSHELQQQRGIRVQVRDLNLERALSLMQKKMQSSGIERLIKSEQSHHIKNSEKRVLARKARERTVQSQQFSRVLKSLLDKKVRGL